The uncultured Cohaesibacter sp. genome window below encodes:
- the rplC gene encoding 50S ribosomal protein L3, producing MRSGVIAQKLGMTRIYTEAGEHVPVTVLKIENCQVVAQRTVEKNGYTALQLGVGKAKVKNVSKPMRGHFAVAQVEPKRKLAEFRVSEENLIEVGAELTADHYVAGQHVDVVGTSIGKGFAGAMKRHNFGGGRATHGVSVSHRAHGSTGQCQDPGKVFKGKKMAGHLGSTRVTTQNLKVVKTDADRGLVLVQGAVPGSKGGWILIKDAVKKARPEGAPLPGAIRTADAPVAEAAAAEGEE from the coding sequence ATGCGTTCTGGTGTGATCGCACAGAAGTTGGGAATGACCCGCATTTATACCGAAGCCGGCGAACATGTTCCGGTTACGGTTCTCAAGATTGAGAATTGCCAGGTTGTTGCTCAGCGTACTGTAGAGAAAAACGGCTATACCGCCCTTCAGTTGGGTGTGGGTAAAGCCAAAGTTAAGAATGTTTCGAAGCCTATGCGCGGCCATTTCGCCGTAGCGCAGGTTGAACCGAAACGTAAACTTGCTGAATTCCGTGTAAGCGAAGAGAACCTCATCGAGGTTGGTGCTGAGCTGACTGCGGACCATTATGTTGCTGGTCAGCATGTGGATGTTGTTGGTACGTCTATTGGTAAAGGCTTTGCCGGTGCCATGAAACGCCACAACTTCGGTGGTGGACGCGCTACACACGGCGTATCCGTATCTCACCGTGCCCACGGTTCGACTGGTCAGTGTCAGGATCCGGGCAAGGTCTTCAAAGGCAAGAAGATGGCTGGTCACTTGGGGTCAACCCGCGTAACCACTCAGAATCTGAAGGTTGTCAAAACCGATGCCGACCGTGGCCTGGTTCTGGTTCAGGGTGCTGTTCCTGGTTCCAAAGGTGGTTGGATCCTTATCAAGGACGCCGTCAAGAAGGCTCGTCCTGAAGGGGCTCCGCTTCCAGGTGCTATCCGTACTGCCGATGCTCCAGTAGCTGAAGCAGCAGCAGCGGAGGGTGAAGAATAA
- the rplD gene encoding 50S ribosomal protein L4 — MELKVKTLDGGDAGSVAVSESVFGLEPRADIMARMVRYQQMKKMAGTHKTKTRGEVTGTTKKFLRQKGSGGARHGNKKVPQFRGGGRAFGPVVRDHAIELPKKIRALALKHALSSKVKNDNLIILDDVTAAAPKTALVKKQISGLGLQSALIISGKEVDENFAKAARNIVGIDVLPVQGINVLDVLRRDTLVLTKAAVDALEERFK; from the coding sequence ATGGAACTCAAAGTTAAAACCCTTGATGGCGGCGATGCAGGTTCCGTAGCTGTTTCTGAAAGCGTCTTTGGTCTTGAACCACGTGCCGACATCATGGCTCGTATGGTTCGCTACCAGCAGATGAAGAAGATGGCTGGTACGCACAAAACCAAGACCCGCGGTGAAGTGACCGGCACAACCAAGAAATTCCTTCGTCAGAAGGGTTCTGGTGGCGCTCGTCATGGCAACAAGAAGGTGCCTCAGTTCCGCGGTGGTGGTCGTGCGTTTGGTCCGGTTGTTCGTGACCATGCAATCGAACTGCCGAAGAAAATTCGTGCGCTTGCGCTCAAACATGCTCTGTCTTCCAAAGTCAAGAATGACAATCTGATCATTCTGGATGATGTGACGGCAGCAGCACCAAAGACCGCACTCGTGAAGAAACAGATTTCCGGTCTGGGCCTGCAAAGCGCTCTGATCATTTCCGGCAAGGAAGTGGACGAGAATTTTGCTAAAGCTGCCCGCAATATCGTCGGTATCGATGTGTTGCCGGTTCAGGGCATCAACGTTCTTGATGTTCTGCGTCGCGACACTCTGGTTCTGACCAAGGCCGCAGTCGATGCTCTGGAGGAACGGTTCAAATGA
- a CDS encoding 50S ribosomal protein L23: protein MTNLRHYDIIRSPVITEKATLHSEQDKVVFNVSKDATKEEIKAAVEALFSVKVKSVNTMVRKGKVKRFKGIIGKQVDVKKAIVTLEEGQSIDVTTGL from the coding sequence ATGACCAACCTTCGTCATTACGATATCATCCGCAGCCCGGTGATCACCGAGAAGGCAACCCTTCACTCCGAACAGGACAAGGTTGTATTCAACGTATCCAAGGATGCGACTAAAGAAGAAATCAAGGCCGCCGTAGAGGCACTGTTTTCTGTTAAGGTCAAAAGCGTCAACACCATGGTCCGCAAGGGCAAGGTAAAGCGCTTCAAAGGCATTATCGGTAAACAGGTCGACGTGAAAAAAGCGATTGTTACCCTCGAAGAGGGCCAGTCCATTGACGTCACGACTGGTCTTTAA
- the rpsJ gene encoding 30S ribosomal protein S10, translated as MNGQNIRIRLKAFDHRILDTSAKEIVSTAKRTGANVRGPVPLPTHIEKFTVNRSPHVNKKSREQFEIRTHKRLLDIIDPTPQTVDALMKLDLAAGVDVEIKL; from the coding sequence ATGAACGGTCAGAATATTCGAATTCGCCTTAAGGCATTCGACCATCGCATTCTCGATACGTCAGCTAAGGAAATCGTGTCCACAGCAAAGCGCACTGGCGCTAACGTTCGTGGTCCGGTTCCTCTTCCGACCCATATCGAGAAGTTCACTGTCAACCGTTCGCCGCATGTTAACAAGAAAAGCCGTGAGCAGTTCGAGATCCGTACGCACAAGCGTCTCCTCGACATCATCGACCCGACCCCTCAGACGGTTGATGCCCTCATGAAGCTAGATCTTGCGGCCGGTGTGGACGTAGAAATTAAGCTCTAA
- the rpsL gene encoding 30S ribosomal protein S12: MPTINQLIRKPRKAPVKRNKVPAMEACPQKRGVCTRVYTTTPKKPNSALRKVAKVRLTNGFEVIGYIPGEGHNLQEHSVVMIRGGRVKDLPGVRYHILRGVLDTQGVKDRKQRRSKYGAKRPK; encoded by the coding sequence ATGCCAACCATTAACCAGCTTATTCGTAAACCGCGCAAAGCGCCGGTGAAGCGAAACAAAGTTCCGGCCATGGAGGCCTGCCCTCAGAAGCGGGGCGTATGTACGCGCGTCTACACCACTACGCCTAAGAAGCCGAACTCGGCTCTGCGTAAGGTTGCCAAGGTTCGCTTGACCAACGGTTTTGAAGTTATCGGCTATATCCCTGGTGAGGGCCATAACCTTCAGGAACACTCCGTTGTCATGATCCGCGGCGGTCGCGTGAAAGACTTGCCTGGTGTTCGTTATCACATCCTTCGCGGTGTTCTCGATACTCAGGGTGTTAAAGACCGCAAACAGCGCCGTTCAAAATATGGTGCAAAGCGGCCTAAGTAA
- the rpoC gene encoding DNA-directed RNA polymerase subunit beta' — translation MNHEVMNLFSPQAQAQTFDQIRVSIASPEKILSWSFGEIKKPETINYRTFKPERDGLFCARIFGPIKDYECLCGKYKRMKYKGIICEKCGVEVTLSRVRRERMGHIELAAPVAHIWFLKSLPSRIGQLLDMTLKDLERVLYFENYIVVEPGLTPLKEYQLLTEEEYMIAQDEYGEDTFTAMIGAEAIREILASLDLEQISEKLRQEIAESTSSLKPIKLAKRLKIVEAFIESGNRPEWMIMTVIPVIPPDLRPLVPLDGGRFATSDLNDLYRRVINRNNRLKRLMELRAPDIIIRNEKRMLQESVDALFDNGRRGRVITGANKRPLKSLSDMLKGKHGRFRQNLLGKRVDYSGRSVITVGPELKLHQCGLPKKMALELFKPFIYSRLDAKGYSTTVKQAKKLVEKGKPEVWDILEEVIREHPVMLNRAPTLHRLGIQAFEPHLVEGKAIQLHPLVCSAFNADFDGDQMAVHVPLSLEAQLEARVLMMSTNNILHPANGEPIIVPSQDIVLGLYYLSIMNENEPGEGMLFSDIGELHHALETKAVTLHAKIKGRYKTIDEDGNPVSQIYETTPGRMLIGELLPRHPQVSFEACNKLMTKKEISKMIHFVYRACGQKETVIFCDKIMGLGFNRAFRAGISFGKDDMVIPDTKAGLIEETSTMAKEFETQYNDGLITQGEKYNKVVDAWAKCTDRVADEMMKRIQAVEYDEETKRQKPMNSVYMMAHSGARGSPAQMKQLAGMRGLMAKPSGEIIETPIISNFKEGLTVMEYFNSTHGARKGLADTALKTANSGYLTRRLVDVAQDSIITERDCGSEEGLEVRAIVDAGQIVATLGTRTKGRTAALDVVNPKTGEVIVPKGSIISEEHLEEIETCGLQSITVRSVLTCHSRNGVCAACYGRDLARGTEVNIGEAVGVIAAQSIGEPGTQLTMRTFHIGGTAQVVDSSFIESNFEGTIEIRNRNVARNSEGKLITLGRNVSIAIIDEEGNERSVNKVTYGTILHVDEGDKVKAGQRLAEWDPYTRPVLSEVNGVIDFEDVAEGLSVSEATDESTGITKRVVIDWRSNPRSADMKPAITVKDSSGAIKSLPRGGDARYMLQVEAILSVQPGTKVSAGDVLARIPMESAKTKDITGGLPRVAELFEARRPKDHAVIADYDGTIRFGRDYKNKRRIVLEPADEKIEPIEYLIPKGRPFHLQEGDFIEKGDYILDGNPAPHDILAVKGVAALAEYLVNEIQDVYRLQGVGINDKHIEVIVRQMLQKIEIEEQGDSYFLQGEHIDRLEFAEENERLAAEGKTPAKGKPVLLGITKASLQTRSFISAASFQETTRVLTEASVQGKIDTLEGLKENVIVGRLIPAGTGRVMSGLRRVATHRDDLILEERQRTQSLTNTPQISDLSAKEPAE, via the coding sequence ATGAACCACGAGGTCATGAATCTTTTCAGTCCGCAGGCTCAGGCCCAGACTTTCGACCAGATTCGCGTTTCCATCGCGAGCCCGGAGAAAATTCTCTCCTGGTCATTCGGTGAAATCAAGAAGCCTGAAACGATCAACTATCGTACGTTCAAGCCTGAGCGTGATGGTCTTTTCTGTGCGCGTATCTTTGGCCCGATCAAGGACTATGAGTGCTTGTGCGGCAAGTACAAGCGCATGAAATACAAGGGCATCATCTGCGAAAAATGTGGCGTCGAGGTCACCCTGTCCCGCGTGCGTCGCGAACGCATGGGCCATATTGAACTCGCAGCGCCCGTTGCTCACATCTGGTTCCTGAAGTCCCTTCCCAGCCGCATCGGCCAGTTGCTCGACATGACGCTCAAGGATCTTGAGCGCGTTCTCTATTTCGAGAACTATATCGTTGTTGAACCGGGCCTGACGCCGCTCAAGGAATATCAGCTCCTCACCGAAGAGGAGTATATGATTGCTCAGGACGAGTATGGCGAAGATACCTTCACGGCCATGATTGGCGCCGAGGCGATCCGCGAAATTCTGGCTTCTCTCGATCTGGAACAGATCTCCGAGAAACTGCGTCAGGAAATCGCCGAGAGTACCTCGTCCCTTAAGCCAATCAAGCTGGCCAAGCGTCTGAAGATCGTGGAAGCCTTCATCGAATCCGGCAACCGTCCGGAATGGATGATCATGACCGTCATTCCGGTCATTCCTCCCGATCTGCGTCCTCTGGTTCCGCTCGATGGCGGCCGGTTTGCCACGTCTGACCTGAACGACCTTTATCGTCGTGTGATCAACCGTAACAACCGTTTGAAACGTCTGATGGAGCTGCGTGCGCCGGATATCATCATCCGGAACGAAAAGCGCATGCTGCAGGAATCTGTTGATGCGCTGTTCGACAACGGCCGTCGCGGCCGCGTCATCACCGGTGCCAACAAGCGTCCGCTGAAATCGCTGTCCGACATGCTCAAGGGCAAGCACGGTCGTTTCCGTCAGAACCTGCTCGGCAAGCGCGTCGACTATTCCGGTCGTTCCGTTATTACCGTGGGTCCTGAACTGAAACTGCATCAGTGCGGTCTGCCGAAGAAGATGGCGCTCGAGCTGTTTAAGCCGTTCATCTATTCTCGTCTGGACGCCAAGGGCTACTCGACCACCGTCAAGCAGGCCAAGAAACTGGTTGAAAAGGGCAAGCCGGAAGTCTGGGATATCCTTGAAGAGGTTATCCGCGAACATCCGGTCATGCTGAACCGTGCGCCTACGCTGCACCGTCTGGGCATTCAGGCATTCGAACCGCATCTGGTTGAAGGCAAGGCCATTCAGCTGCATCCTCTCGTCTGTTCGGCCTTCAACGCCGACTTCGACGGTGACCAGATGGCTGTTCACGTGCCGCTGTCGCTGGAAGCTCAGCTGGAAGCCCGCGTGCTGATGATGTCGACCAACAACATTCTGCATCCGGCCAACGGTGAACCGATCATCGTGCCTTCGCAGGACATTGTTCTGGGTCTCTATTATCTGTCCATCATGAATGAAAACGAGCCGGGTGAGGGGATGCTGTTCTCCGACATCGGCGAGTTGCATCATGCTCTGGAAACCAAGGCAGTTACGCTGCATGCCAAGATCAAGGGTCGCTACAAGACCATCGACGAAGACGGAAATCCGGTTTCGCAGATCTATGAAACGACCCCGGGCCGTATGCTGATTGGCGAGCTGCTGCCGCGCCATCCGCAGGTCTCGTTCGAAGCTTGCAACAAATTGATGACCAAGAAAGAAATTTCCAAGATGATCCACTTCGTCTACCGGGCGTGTGGTCAGAAGGAAACGGTCATCTTCTGCGACAAGATCATGGGGCTAGGCTTCAACCGTGCATTCCGCGCCGGTATTTCCTTCGGCAAGGACGACATGGTGATTCCGGACACCAAGGCAGGTCTCATCGAAGAGACCAGCACCATGGCGAAGGAATTCGAAACCCAGTATAACGACGGTCTCATCACGCAGGGCGAGAAATACAACAAGGTTGTTGACGCCTGGGCAAAATGTACCGACCGCGTTGCTGACGAAATGATGAAGCGCATTCAGGCCGTCGAGTATGACGAGGAGACCAAGCGTCAGAAGCCGATGAACTCGGTTTACATGATGGCTCACTCCGGTGCTCGTGGTTCGCCGGCTCAGATGAAACAGCTGGCTGGTATGCGTGGTCTTATGGCCAAGCCTTCGGGCGAGATCATCGAGACACCGATCATCTCGAACTTTAAAGAAGGCCTGACCGTTATGGAGTACTTCAACTCCACACACGGTGCCCGTAAGGGTCTGGCTGATACGGCTCTGAAAACGGCCAACTCTGGTTACCTCACCCGTCGTCTGGTGGACGTTGCTCAGGACAGCATCATCACCGAACGCGATTGTGGTTCCGAAGAAGGTCTGGAAGTTCGCGCGATTGTTGACGCCGGTCAGATTGTTGCCACGCTTGGTACTCGTACCAAGGGCCGCACGGCTGCTCTGGATGTTGTCAATCCGAAGACCGGTGAGGTCATCGTTCCGAAGGGCTCTATCATTTCTGAAGAGCATCTTGAAGAAATCGAGACCTGTGGTCTTCAGTCAATCACCGTTCGCTCGGTTCTGACCTGTCATTCCCGCAACGGCGTTTGCGCAGCATGTTATGGTCGTGACCTTGCTCGCGGTACCGAAGTGAACATTGGTGAGGCTGTCGGCGTTATCGCTGCCCAGTCCATCGGTGAGCCGGGCACGCAGCTGACGATGCGTACGTTCCACATCGGTGGTACGGCGCAGGTGGTTGACAGCTCGTTCATCGAATCCAATTTCGAAGGTACGATCGAGATCCGCAACCGCAACGTTGCTCGCAACTCTGAAGGCAAGCTGATCACCCTTGGCCGGAACGTATCCATTGCCATCATCGATGAAGAAGGCAACGAACGGTCTGTCAACAAGGTTACCTATGGTACGATCCTGCATGTTGACGAAGGTGACAAGGTCAAGGCCGGCCAGCGTTTGGCCGAATGGGACCCTTACACCCGTCCGGTACTGAGCGAAGTGAACGGTGTCATCGACTTTGAAGACGTTGCCGAAGGCCTCTCGGTCAGCGAAGCGACGGACGAGTCGACCGGTATCACCAAGCGCGTTGTTATCGACTGGCGGTCCAACCCGCGTTCTGCAGACATGAAGCCTGCGATCACGGTCAAGGACTCCAGCGGTGCGATCAAGTCTCTGCCGCGTGGTGGCGATGCTCGTTACATGCTTCAGGTCGAAGCCATTCTCTCGGTTCAGCCGGGTACGAAGGTTTCTGCCGGTGACGTTCTGGCTCGTATCCCGATGGAAAGTGCCAAGACGAAAGACATCACTGGTGGTCTTCCTCGCGTTGCCGAACTGTTCGAAGCCCGTCGTCCGAAGGACCATGCTGTCATCGCCGATTATGATGGCACCATCCGCTTCGGTCGCGACTACAAGAACAAGCGTCGCATCGTGCTGGAACCGGCTGATGAGAAGATCGAGCCAATTGAATATCTGATCCCGAAAGGACGTCCTTTCCATCTTCAGGAAGGCGACTTCATTGAAAAGGGTGACTATATTCTTGACGGCAACCCGGCACCGCACGACATTCTGGCTGTCAAGGGCGTAGCAGCTCTTGCCGAATATCTCGTCAACGAGATCCAGGACGTCTACCGTCTGCAGGGCGTGGGCATCAACGACAAGCACATCGAAGTGATTGTCCGTCAGATGCTGCAGAAGATCGAAATCGAAGAGCAGGGCGACAGCTACTTCCTGCAGGGCGAACATATCGATCGCCTGGAATTCGCGGAAGAAAATGAGCGTCTGGCTGCAGAAGGCAAGACCCCTGCAAAGGGCAAGCCGGTTCTGCTTGGTATTACCAAGGCAAGCCTGCAGACCCGTTCGTTCATCTCGGCGGCTTCCTTCCAGGAAACAACGCGTGTTCTGACCGAAGCATCTGTTCAGGGCAAGATCGATACTCTGGAAGGTCTGAAGGAAAACGTGATTGTTGGGCGTCTCATCCCGGCTGGTACCGGCCGCGTGATGTCCGGTCTGCGTCGGGTTGCTACCCATCGCGACGATCTCATTCTGGAAGAGCGTCAGAGAACACAGTCTCTGACCAACACGCCGCAGATTTCCGATCTGTCCGCCAAGGAACCTGCCGAATAA
- the rpsG gene encoding 30S ribosomal protein S7 — MSRRHSAEKRVINPDPKFGDIVISKFMNSIMLDGKKSVSERIVYGALDAVEGKLKQNPVEVFHTALENVMPAVEVRSRRVGGATYQVPVDVRSERKQALAIRWIITAARNRNERTMIDRLSGELLDAFNNRGSAVKKREDTHRMAEANRAFSHYRW, encoded by the coding sequence ATGTCACGTCGCCATAGTGCAGAAAAACGCGTTATCAACCCGGATCCTAAGTTCGGCGATATCGTTATTTCAAAATTCATGAACAGCATCATGCTGGACGGTAAAAAGTCTGTTTCCGAACGGATCGTTTACGGTGCCCTTGACGCTGTTGAAGGAAAGCTGAAGCAGAATCCGGTAGAAGTGTTCCACACTGCTCTGGAAAATGTCATGCCTGCTGTTGAAGTTCGTTCCCGCCGTGTTGGTGGTGCGACTTATCAGGTTCCTGTTGATGTTCGTTCCGAACGCAAACAGGCTTTGGCTATCCGTTGGATCATTACTGCTGCTCGTAACCGTAACGAACGCACCATGATCGATCGCCTTTCCGGCGAGCTTCTGGATGCCTTCAACAACCGCGGTTCGGCAGTCAAGAAACGCGAAGATACGCACCGTATGGCTGAAGCCAACCGTGCCTTCTCGCATTATCGCTGGTAA
- the tuf gene encoding elongation factor Tu yields the protein MAKEKFERTKPHCNIGTIGHVDHGKTTLTAAITMTLAEVGGATAKAYDEIDGAPEEKARGITISTAHVEYETAARHYAHVDCPGHADYVKNMITGAAQMDGAILVCSAADGPMPQTREHILLARQVGVPALVVYLNKVDQVDDEELLELVEMEVRELLDSYEFPGDEIPIVKGSALAAVENRDPEIGRDSIRALMDAVDAYIPTPDRPVDLPFLLPIEDVFSISGRGTVVTGRVERGIIKVGEEIEIVGIKPTQKTTCTGVEMFRKLLDSGQAGDNVGVLLRGTKREDVERGQVLCKPGSVTPHTKFKAEAYILTKEEGGRHTPFFTNYRPQFYFRTTDVTGVVTLDEGVEMVMPGDNVNMNVQLIVPIAMEEKLRFAIREGGRTVGAGIVGSIIE from the coding sequence ATGGCTAAGGAAAAGTTTGAACGTACAAAGCCGCATTGTAACATCGGCACGATTGGTCACGTTGACCATGGCAAAACCACGTTGACAGCAGCCATCACCATGACCCTTGCGGAAGTTGGTGGTGCAACCGCTAAGGCTTATGATGAGATTGACGGTGCGCCTGAAGAAAAGGCCCGCGGTATCACGATCTCCACGGCTCACGTTGAGTATGAGACGGCAGCTCGTCACTACGCTCACGTTGACTGCCCTGGCCACGCTGACTATGTGAAGAACATGATCACCGGCGCGGCACAGATGGACGGCGCAATTCTGGTTTGCTCTGCAGCCGATGGCCCGATGCCACAGACCCGTGAACACATTCTTCTGGCTCGCCAGGTTGGCGTTCCTGCACTTGTTGTCTACCTGAACAAGGTTGACCAGGTTGACGACGAAGAACTGCTTGAGCTGGTTGAAATGGAAGTTCGTGAACTGCTGGACTCCTACGAGTTCCCAGGCGACGAAATCCCCATCGTCAAGGGTTCTGCACTTGCAGCCGTTGAAAACCGTGATCCTGAAATCGGCCGTGATTCCATCCGCGCCCTGATGGACGCAGTTGATGCTTACATCCCGACCCCGGATCGTCCGGTCGACCTTCCGTTCCTGCTTCCGATCGAAGACGTGTTCTCGATCTCTGGTCGTGGTACGGTTGTTACCGGTCGTGTAGAACGTGGTATCATCAAGGTAGGCGAAGAAATCGAGATCGTCGGTATCAAGCCAACCCAGAAAACCACCTGCACCGGTGTTGAAATGTTCCGCAAGCTGCTGGACAGCGGCCAGGCAGGCGACAACGTTGGTGTTCTTCTGCGCGGTACCAAGCGTGAAGACGTTGAGCGTGGTCAGGTTCTTTGCAAGCCGGGTTCTGTTACCCCGCACACGAAGTTCAAGGCAGAAGCCTACATTCTGACGAAAGAAGAAGGTGGTCGTCATACCCCGTTCTTCACCAACTATCGTCCTCAGTTCTATTTCCGCACGACCGACGTTACGGGTGTTGTTACCCTTGACGAAGGCGTTGAAATGGTGATGCCAGGCGATAACGTCAACATGAATGTTCAGCTGATCGTTCCGATCGCCATGGAAGAAAAACTGCGCTTCGCTATCCGCGAAGGTGGTCGTACCGTTGGCGCCGGTATCGTCGGCTCAATCATCGAGTAA
- the fusA gene encoding elongation factor G, whose translation MARSHKIEDYRNFGIMAHIDAGKTTTTERILYYTGKSHKIGEVHDGAATMDWMEQEQERGITITSAATTCFWREKRLNIIDTPGHVDFTIEVERSLRVLDGAVCCLDANAGVEPQTETVWRQADKYSVPRMIFVNKMDKLGADFYRCVEMIESRLGAKPLCLQLPVGAESEFKGVIDLVNMKQIIWHEEHLGAEFETNEIPEADLAQAEEYREKLIETVVEIDEAVMEAYLEGEEPSKETLMKLIRKGTIANEFIPILCGTAFKNKGVQPLLDAVVDYLPSPVDIESIRGIDAKTEQPIERHADDNEPFAMLAFKIANDPFVGSLTFCRIYSGKLEAGTSVLNTVKEKRERVGRMLQMHSNSREDIKEAFAGDIVAIAGLKDTTTGDTLCDPLKPVILERMEFPEPVIEIAVEPKSKADQEKMGLALNRLAAEDPSFRVKTDEESGQTIMAGMGELHLDILVDRMRREFKVEANIGAPQVAYRETISRAETIDYTHKKQSGGTGQFGRVKMVIEPNEPGAGFEFKSSIVGGAIPKEYIPGVEKGVQSVMTAGPLAGFPMVDIKVDLIDGAFHDVDSSVLAFEIAARAGFREGCKKAGPKLLEPMMKVEVVTPEDYMGDIIGDINSRRGQISGTESRGVVTVIGAMVPLANMFGYVNTLRSMSQGRAQFTMTFNHYAQVPQAVADEVQAKYA comes from the coding sequence ATGGCACGCAGCCACAAGATTGAGGATTATCGTAACTTCGGCATCATGGCTCACATTGATGCTGGTAAGACGACCACGACTGAACGAATCCTCTATTACACAGGGAAAAGCCATAAGATTGGCGAGGTTCATGATGGTGCTGCCACCATGGACTGGATGGAACAAGAGCAGGAACGCGGTATTACCATTACCTCTGCTGCTACCACTTGTTTCTGGCGTGAAAAGCGTCTGAACATCATCGACACCCCAGGCCACGTTGACTTCACCATTGAAGTTGAACGTTCTCTGCGTGTGCTTGACGGCGCTGTGTGCTGCCTGGATGCGAACGCTGGTGTTGAGCCTCAGACTGAAACCGTATGGCGTCAGGCTGACAAATACAGCGTTCCTCGGATGATCTTTGTCAACAAGATGGACAAGCTCGGTGCCGATTTCTATCGCTGCGTTGAAATGATCGAAAGCCGCCTCGGCGCAAAGCCGCTTTGCCTTCAGTTGCCAGTTGGTGCTGAGAGCGAGTTCAAGGGCGTTATCGATCTGGTCAACATGAAGCAGATCATCTGGCACGAAGAGCATCTGGGTGCTGAGTTCGAAACGAACGAAATCCCGGAAGCCGACTTGGCCCAGGCTGAAGAATATCGCGAAAAGCTGATCGAGACCGTTGTCGAAATCGACGAAGCTGTCATGGAAGCCTATCTGGAAGGCGAAGAGCCATCCAAGGAAACGCTGATGAAGCTGATCCGCAAGGGCACCATTGCCAACGAGTTCATTCCGATCCTCTGCGGTACTGCGTTCAAGAACAAGGGTGTTCAGCCTCTTCTTGATGCTGTTGTCGATTATCTGCCAAGCCCGGTCGACATCGAATCCATCCGTGGTATCGATGCCAAGACCGAACAGCCGATCGAACGTCATGCTGACGACAACGAGCCATTTGCCATGCTTGCTTTCAAGATCGCGAACGACCCGTTTGTTGGCTCCCTGACTTTCTGCCGTATCTACTCGGGCAAGCTCGAAGCTGGTACGTCGGTTCTCAACACCGTGAAAGAGAAGCGCGAGCGCGTCGGTCGCATGCTTCAGATGCACTCCAACTCTCGTGAGGACATCAAGGAAGCATTCGCTGGTGACATCGTTGCTATCGCCGGTCTGAAGGATACCACCACTGGTGATACCCTCTGCGATCCTCTGAAGCCGGTTATCCTGGAACGCATGGAGTTCCCGGAACCAGTTATCGAAATCGCTGTTGAGCCGAAGTCCAAGGCTGACCAGGAAAAGATGGGTCTTGCTCTGAACCGTCTTGCTGCAGAAGATCCTTCCTTCCGCGTCAAAACGGACGAAGAATCCGGCCAGACCATCATGGCTGGCATGGGCGAGCTTCATCTCGACATTCTCGTTGACCGTATGCGTCGCGAGTTCAAGGTTGAGGCAAACATCGGTGCGCCGCAGGTGGCTTACCGTGAAACCATCAGCCGTGCTGAAACTATCGATTACACCCACAAGAAGCAGTCGGGTGGTACCGGTCAGTTCGGTCGCGTCAAAATGGTTATTGAGCCGAACGAGCCAGGTGCTGGTTTTGAGTTCAAATCCTCTATCGTTGGTGGTGCTATTCCGAAAGAATACATCCCTGGCGTCGAAAAGGGCGTTCAGTCCGTTATGACCGCAGGTCCTCTGGCTGGCTTCCCGATGGTTGACATCAAGGTGGACCTCATTGACGGTGCCTTCCATGACGTTGACTCTTCTGTGCTCGCCTTCGAAATCGCTGCTCGCGCAGGTTTCCGCGAAGGTTGCAAGAAAGCTGGTCCGAAACTGCTCGAGCCAATGATGAAAGTCGAAGTTGTTACCCCTGAAGATTACATGGGCGATATCATCGGCGACATCAACTCCCGCCGCGGTCAGATCTCCGGAACTGAATCTCGCGGTGTAGTAACCGTTATTGGCGCCATGGTGCCGTTGGCGAACATGTTTGGCTATGTGAACACTCTTCGTTCCATGTCACAGGGTCGCGCACAGTTCACCATGACGTTTAATCACTACGCACAGGTGCCACAGGCTGTCGCTGACGAAGTTCAGGCCAAATACGCCTGA